The sequence tggATTATCTACTACAAAATTGAACCGACTCTTCCCGCCCACAATAGACGAAGTCACGAGAATCAATTGCATCTTTCTAGACTCGTTGAAAACAGCAACCCCTTACGGTTCCCTCGAAGTGCTCAAAGCATGCAGCATTACCATTCCTTATTTCTACAAGGCATACACAAGACATGAAGCAGCCACGAAAAAGTTCAGCAAAGATATTAAGTTGTTCATCAGGCATTTCAGCAATGTAATTCCAGAAAGAGAGGTTTACACGGAAATGAAAATCGAAAGCATAATTAAGGGACCCCAGGAAAAACTGCTGAAGCTAAAGCTTATTATAGAGAGACTGTGGAAGtcaaagaaatggaaaccGGAAAATCAGGAAATGGCCAAAAAATGCTACGACAATATTATAGATGTCATCGATTCATTTGGAAAGCTGGACTCCCCGCTCCATTCCTATAGTACAAGAGTATTCACTCCATCGGGAAAAATTCTCACAGAATTAGCCAAGTGCTGGCCTGTGGAACTACAATACAAATggttgaaaagaagggtAGTTGGTGTGTATGATGTAGTGGATTTAAATGATGAAAGCAAGAGAAATTTACTGGTCATATTCAGTGATTATGTGGTTTTCATCAATATACTAGAGGCAGAAAGTTATTACACTTCAGATGGGTCAAACAGGCCCTTAATCTCAGATATTTTAATGAACTCATTGATCAACGAAGTCCCATTACCCTCCAAGATCCCTAAGTTGAAAGTGGAACGTCATTGCTACATAGATGAGGTTCTGGTTTCCATATTGGACAAAAGCTCTCTGCGTTTTGATCGCTTAAAGGGAGAAAATTCTTTCTCAACGGTATGCAAATTGTCCTCTACTTTTATCTCTTCTTCGTCGGTGGCTGACTTGATTACAAAGGCTagaattttggaaaaagatACTGCatttcatctatttaaAGCTAGTAGAAGTCATTTCACATTGTATTCTACTGCTCACGAGCTTTGCGCTTATGATGCcgaaaaaataaaatcaaaatttgcCTTATTCCTGAACATACCACCATCCGAGGAGATATTAGAAGCCAACAAACTTCATTTGGCTTTGTTTGCAAGATTTCGTAACAATGGTGATAGCGATAACCTCGTAATCTTGGACATCTTAACCAAACATGAGAATAAACATATAGAAGTCACTTCTGATAACATCGTTTTCACCATAATTAATCAATTGGCCATTGAGATACCGATATGctattcttctttgaagtCATCCATGGCCGAAGATTTACTCTGTGTAAATGAGAATTTGGTAAAGGATTTAGAACGTCAATTGAAAGAGGTCAAGGGTCGTTCAACGAACGAACATAAGGCTATTGATAGCAATGTTTCCAATGCATCTACCTTTGATGCTACTCAcgagaagaaaagatcatACGGCACCATAACAACATTCAGAAGCTATACAAGCGACTTAAAGGACAGCTCATCAGGCAATAAAGGTAAACTTACAAAGGGGACTAAGGAAATTTCACCAGTGAAACCCACAAAAAAGCCCGCGAAAAAGCCAAGAGaagttcaaaagaagaccAAAACAGAGGCCTCTAAGGCAGGCcatatgaaaaagaaacccCCCAAGAAAAGTAAAGGATTTTTTGGTGTgttaaaaaatgtttttggaaataaaAGCAAGAGTAAGCCTTTACCAGTTCAGAGGGAacctaaaaaaattccacaAAGACACCCTAAATCACCAGTGAAGAAGCCGACAACCttagaaaaaaagtctTCCTCTAAAAGGGCAGTCGTTGCATCGTccaaaattgaaaaaaaaagcaattcttcttccacAAAAGAATCGCAAAGTGCCAAATCTTCTCTTGAAGCCGTTGAATTCAAATCTCGTGATTTAATCGAAAAATCACctgatgttgaaaaaggcCCACATCCTCAAGAAAATACCAGGATATCTTCAGTAGTAAGGGACACCAAATTTGCCTCCTACATTCCCTTTCAACCTGTGGAGCCAAAAGCGGACCAAAGCATAAAACAAGGCAACCCTTCTAATTTTGCAGACGTGGAAAGATCTGCGTCTTCTCATCCTGAAAAACCGGATGTTGAGACAGAAGATCAAATAAAGGAGAAGGCGGCGGAATCGTCACAAGTTCACGGGAAAGAAGAACTGCCGGACCTTGCCGAGATGGCTACGACAAATAGAGTCCCGGCAATTCTGACTGGGGatcaaaatattgataCCCAAAGTGAAGCTCTGCGTGCGGAAGATGTGGCAAACGTagatgataataatgaaaacagACAGAATGAAAGTAGAGTGTTTAATGATGACCTCTTTGGTGACTTTATTCCTAAGCGTTCCGGTAGCGAACAGGACAACATTAGCGGCTCGAACAGTTTGTTTCCAGAGGGAGAGAttctccaaaaaaaaggcgtAATAAATCCAAACTCTAATATGTCTTCCAGAACTGATGACGATGCATCTACATTGACGCAGAAATTCTCTTCACGAGCAGATAAAACGCCGACTGAAAATCCTTATGATTTAAAAGATACCAACAATGAATCGAAGGACGTAATATTAGGAGAAGATCACAAAGACAAAGCGACAGCGGAAGAAACGACTAAACCAAAAAACCTAGTGGAAAAAAGAGCAGAACGGAAAGAAATATTCCCCACTATTCCCAGGTTAGTGCCGCCAGCctcaaaaataaactttcaaagatcACCATCCTATATTGAGCTCTTTCAAGGTATGAGGGTTGTTTTAGATAAGCATGATGCTCATTATAACTGGAGACGCTTGGCTAGTCAAGTCTCCTTGAGCGATGGACTAAAAGTTAATACTGAGGACGATGCGCCAATCGCAAATAAATCTCATGGCGATATCAACGCAGAAAGAATGACTCAAATTTCTGAAGCGGTTGAGGATGAAATGCAGCAACCTATCCCAACTTATTTACCTAAGGGGGATTTATGTGACTCGAGTATTGAAAACGGAGATGACAAATTCTTCGAAATTGAGGAGAAACTCAAGGAAGAATTGAAGGGCAGCAAAACCGTTAATGAAGATGCCGGTAGTAATAACCTACCTCATTCTATCCCAAAAATTGAGAAGCCGCCAGCATTCAAAGTTATTAGAACATCGCCTGTAAGAATTATTGGTAAGACCTTTGAAGATATtagaaagaatgaaaatgcTTCTCCATCTGATCTTTCATTCACTTATGACACTCATAATGAGGATGAACCTGACAAAAGACTGATGGAGTTAAAATTTCCGTCCCAAGATGAAATTCCAGACGACAGGTTCTATACTCCAGCAGAGGAACCCACTGCTGCATTTCCAGTGGAGGAACTCCCAAAGACTTTGCGAAATGTTGACATTACAACTTCTAATAACAAGAGTACAGATGATAAGTTGAATAAGAGTATTGAACAAAACCCTACCGAACTGTTGGATGATTTAGAATTCAGTTCATTTAATATAGCATTTGGAAATACCTCGATGAGTACTGATAATGTTAAAGATTCATCCGATTCGAGTTCGAATAAAACAGTATCAGAAAATGCTACGAAAGTTCAAGAGTCTCCTAGTGGACCGTTAATCTATGTTTTGCCCCAAAGTTGCACAAAGCGTGAGAAAGAGGGATTCCTTcgaaagaaggaaaataaCGAGCCCATTTGGGTTTCTCCTAGCAAAATTGACTTTGCTGATCTAAGTAGGAGAACGAAAGCATTGACACCAGAACGTAACACTGTtcctttgaaaaacaaCGACGGTAGaacatataaaaatgttgaagGTGGGTCTATCGGCAACATGACAAATATATTGTTATCTAAAGATGCTTCATACGCATATCTGACAGATTTTGTTGCGTTAAGtgataaagaagatggGGATGGGAAGGAGAGTTACGTGCTCGACGGCCCAGAGAGActgaaattttattgagtgagtttattgattttttttcttttaatctAATGcaatatatacatttacATAAAATATGGacaaataagaaaaacagGGAAAAACCTCCCTTTTAAGTAAAGCTGAATATTTAAGATGCCTTCACCTATTTATCAAAGGTGAAAGCTTTTGGGTCAATAGGGGTCCCATCGGGGGCAATACCATTTTGGCCGAACTTTCTTTCCATGTATAGTAGTCTAGCCTTATCGAAATctatattatcattttccataatttttttaatctcgtttttggaaatatcaTCCAGGCCACCTCTTGCGTCATTACTGTTCTCTGAgataatatcaaaattgCGTGAATGGAGACCATTTTCTAGATCGTCAGCAAAGGAATCATTTAAACGTATACGCCTGTTGAAGCGCGATTGTATTCTTGAACGCAGTGCACGAAATTTGTCGGCTGTTACAGTTGTTAGTATTCTAGGTACGGTTTTCACTTTGCATTCTCAAATATCC comes from Saccharomyces paradoxus chromosome III, complete sequence and encodes:
- the BUD3 gene encoding Bud3p (Protein involved in bud-site selection~similar to YCL014W); translation: MEKDLSSLYSEKKDGEDHEAPFNIKLSKSVLVTTPQNSHSLLDDNKSLSQWTDDVFTQSVFYHGSDDLIWGKFFVCVYKSPSNNKLNAIIFDKLGTSCFESVDVSTGSQYYPAIENLSPSDQESNVKKCIAVVLLQRYPLLSQSDLSQILSNKSENCDYDPPHAGDLASSCQLITAVPPEDLGKRFFTSGLLQDRFVSSALLDVIYENSESTIELNNRLVFHLGEQLEQLFNPVTEYSPEQTEYGYKAPDDELPTESDGDLVKAICNELLQLQTNFTFSLVEFLQKFLIALRVRVLNEEIDGLSTTKLNRLFPPTIDEVTRINCIFLDSLKTATPYGSLEVLKACSITIPYFYKAYTRHEAATKKFSKDIKLFIRHFSNVIPEREVYTEMKIESIIKGPQEKLLKLKLIIERLWKSKKWKPENQEMAKKCYDNIIDVIDSFGKLDSPLHSYSTRVFTPSGKILTELAKCWPVELQYKWLKRRVVGVYDVVDLNDESKRNLLVIFSDYVVFINILEAESYYTSDGSNRPLISDILMNSLINEVPLPSKIPKLKVERHCYIDEVLVSILDKSSLRFDRLKGENSFSTVCKLSSTFISSSSVADLITKARILEKDTAFHLFKASRSHFTLYSTAHELCAYDAEKIKSKFALFLNIPPSEEILEANKLHLALFARFRNNGDSDNLVILDILTKHENKHIEVTSDNIVFTIINQLAIEIPICYSSLKSSMAEDLLCVNENLVKDLERQLKEVKGRSTNEHKAIDSNVSNASTFDATHEKKRSYGTITTFRSYTSDLKDSSSGNKGKLTKGTKEISPVKPTKKPAKKPREVQKKTKTEASKAGHMKKKPPKKSKGFFGVLKNVFGNKSKSKPLPVQREPKKIPQRHPKSPVKKPTTLEKKSSSKRAVVASSKIEKKSNSSSTKESQSAKSSLEAVEFKSRDLIEKSPDVEKGPHPQENTRISSVVRDTKFASYIPFQPVEPKADQSIKQGNPSNFADVERSASSHPEKPDVETEDQIKEKAAESSQVHGKEELPDLAEMATTNRVPAILTGDQNIDTQSEALRAEDVANVDDNNENRQNESRVFNDDLFGDFIPKRSGSEQDNISGSNSLFPEGEILQKKGVINPNSNMSSRTDDDASTLTQKFSSRADKTPTENPYDLKDTNNESKDVILGEDHKDKATAEETTKPKNLVEKRAERKEIFPTIPRLVPPASKINFQRSPSYIELFQGMRVVLDKHDAHYNWRRLASQVSLSDGLKVNTEDDAPIANKSHGDINAERMTQISEAVEDEMQQPIPTYLPKGDLCDSSIENGDDKFFEIEEKLKEELKGSKTVNEDAGSNNLPHSIPKIEKPPAFKVIRTSPVRIIGKTFEDIRKNENASPSDLSFTYDTHNEDEPDKRLMELKFPSQDEIPDDRFYTPAEEPTAAFPVEELPKTLRNVDITTSNNKSTDDKLNKSIEQNPTELLDDLEFSSFNIAFGNTSMSTDNVKDSSDSSSNKTVSENATKVQESPSGPLIYVLPQSCTKREKEGFLRKKENNEPIWVSPSKIDFADLSRRTKALTPERNTVPLKNNDGRTYKNVEGGSIGNMTNILLSKDASYAYLTDFVALSDKEDGDGKESYVLDGPERLKFY
- a CDS encoding uncharacterized protein (similar to YCL012C) translates to MRGLFYLKLLAWVVLLSLCLLMAHRKTKVADKFRALRSRIQSRFNRRIRLNDSFADDLENGLHSRNFDIISENSNDARGGLDDISKNEIKKIMENDNIDFDKARLLYMERKFGQNGIAPDGTPIDPKAFTFDK